The genomic stretch CGCGCGACAGACGCAGCGGCTCACAGGGCCCCTGCGCGCGCGGCGAAAGCCTGCTGCGGCAATCGTGCCTATAGTCCGCTCATCGCGCACCGTCCATGTGTCCACACCCTCGACGCGGACATTGAGAAAGGTTCTCAAAACAAAGGCGTTCTTCTCCCTCCCCTTCATGGGGAGGGACGATCGCGCAGCGATCAGGGTGGGGCCGTCAGGATCGCATCGGCGGACACGCCCCCACCCGGGCTCGGCTGACGCCTCGCCGTCCCTCCCCATGAAGGGGAGGGAGACTTCGTCATGATCCACGCCCTCTCGATCTCCGACCTGACCGTCTCTCGCGGCGAGCGCCTGCTGTTCCAGGGTCTCGACCTGCGCCTCCAAGCCGGCGAAGCCGTGGTGCTGACGGGCGCAAACGGCGCAGGCAAGACCAGTCTGCTGCGAACCATCGCCGGCCTGTTGCGTCCCGACGCCGGAGAGGTCGCCTTCCACGACGGCGACGGCAATCCGCTGGACGAGCGGCTGGCGCGCGGCCGCGAAACCCATTTTCTGGGCCACCAGGACGGGCTGAAGACCGGGCGGACGGCGCGCGAGGAGCTGGGTTTCCAGTGCGACTGGCTGGGTCACGTCCAATGCGGCCTGGACGATGCGGTCGAAGCCTTCGGCCTCGCTCCCCTCCTGGACCTTGAAGTCCGCCGCCTGTCCGCCGGTCAACGCCGCCGCCTCGCCATGGGCCGGCTGGTCGGCTCGCCGCGCGCCCTGTGGCTGCTGGACGAGCCCATGGCCCCGCTGGACACCCGCTGGCGCGCCGTCTTCGCCGACCAGATGCGCCGCCATCTCGACGCCGACGGCCTGATTCTCGCCGCCGTCCACGACCCCCTGCCCCTCCCGGCCCGCACCCTGGACCTGGGAGGCCTGACGTGAGTTGGTCCTTCTTCATCGACGAGTCCGGTCAGGATCGTCGCGCCTCGCCATATGAGGTGCTGGCGGCCATCGGGGTCGAGGACCGCCGCATCTGGCCTTTGATCAGACAACTGTCCGATGCTCAGGCCCACTTCTTCGGCATGCGGCTTTTCGAGGCCTATGGACGCGAAGCCAAGGCTCAGAAGCTGCTCAACGCCAAGACCTTCCGGCTCGCCGGGCAGATGCCATCCTTCGACCATGCCGAGCGCACCCGGTTGGCAAACGAAGCCTTGATGGACGGCGCGCATCCGACGACCGAACGACTGACCGCCCTCGGCCAAGCGAAGATCGCCTACTGCCGTTTCGCCTTAAAGCTCGCGCGCCGCCAGAAGGCCCAGGTCTTCGCCACCATCGTTCCTCGCACTGCGCCCAGGCCGGACGACTTCAACGCCTTGCGCAAGGACTATGCCTATTTGTTCGAGCGGATCTTCTACTTCCTGAACGGGTTGGAGGAGGAGCCCATGGGCTATCTGGTCTTCGACGAGATTGACCGGAGCGCCTGTCATATCCTGCTGGGACAGGTCTCGAACTATTTCGTGCGCACGGCAAATGGACGGACCCGGGCGCGCCTGATCATTCCCGAACCCTTCTTCGTTCACAGCGACCTGACCACCCTCGTCCAACTGGCGGACATCATGGCCTATGTGATCAGTTGGGGCGTAAGGCTGCGAAGCATGAACGAACCGGCGCGCGCTGAACTGTCGCTTATCGCCGACGACGTATTGGCCCTGAGGTTCGCGCGACGCCTCGCCGGCGGGGAATGGCAATCCGGCTTCAAGATCATCAACGACCTTAGGCCTGCCGGCGGGGCCCGAAATTGAAAAAGGCAATGCTCCCGTTTCCGGTCACAAAGCCTCCAAAAGGCAATATCGTGATCTCGCCCCGCAGTGTCAACGTCGGAGCAGGCGAATGAGCTCGGACGCCGAACCCCGCCCGCCCGGCCTGCGCGGCGCGACGCGCGTGCTGCTGGAGCGGGAGTTGGATCTGGCCTGGAGCGGCGGGGGCGGCCCCCTGCTGGCCTGCGGCTTTTTCATCTGTCTGACCGCTGTCCTGCCCCTGGCCGTGGGCGGCGATCCGCGCACGCTTTCGCCCGTGGCCGGCGGGATCGCCTGGCTGGCTCTGGCCCTGGCCTCGCTGCTGTCGCTGGAGCGGCTGTTCGAGCGGGATCTGGAGGATGGGGCGCTGGACCTGTTGGCGCTCGGCCATCTGCCGCTGGAATCGGTCGTCCTGATCAAGGCCCTGGCCCAATGGATCGCCGTCGGCCTGCCCCTGGCCCTGACCGCGCCGGTCGCGGCCCTGGCCCTGGGCCTGCCGCCGGCCTTGATCCCGCTCACCGCCCTGTCGGCCCTGATCGGCGGGGCGGGCTTCGCCTTTACCGGAACCCTGGGCGCCGCCCTGGCTCTGGGGGCGAAGCGGGGCGGCCTGCTGATCGCCGTCGTGGTCCTGCCCCTGTTCATTCCGCCCGTGGTCTTCGGCGCCGGAGCGCTGGAACGCGCCGCCTCGGGCCAGTCGCCCGCTCCGGCCCTGGCCTTCCTGGGCGCCTATGTCCTGTTCGCCGGCGTCATTGCCGCCTTCGCCGGGGCGGCGGCGGTCAGGAACGCCCAGGGATGACCCGCACGATGCGCCGCTTGCCCGCTGCGGCGCCGCCGCGTAATCGCTGAAACCATGTTCGGCCTGTCCAACCCGCAGCGTTTCATGGCCTTCACCGGCCCCTTGACGCCCGTGCTCTGGGCGGTCGCCGCCGTGCTGCTGGCCGTGGGCGCCTGGCTCAGTTTCACCGTCCCCGCCGACTATCAGCAGGGCGACACGGTGCGGATCATGTTCGTCCATGTGCCCGCCGCCGTCTGGGGCCTGGGCGCCTACGCCGCCTTGGGCGTCTCCAGCTTCTTCGCCCTGGTGTTCCGCCACGCCCTGGCCGACGCCGCCGCCCGGGCCGCCGCCCTGCCCGGCGCCGCCTTCACGGCCCTGGCCCTGTTCACCGGCTCGCTGTGGGGCCAGCCGATGTGGGGGACCTGGTGGGTGTGGGACGCGCGCCTGACCAGCGTGCTGGTCCTGTTCCTCTTCTACCTCGGCTATATGGCGCTGCGGGCCTCGATCGACGATGAGCAAAAGGGGGCGCGCGCCGCCGCCGTGCTCGGCCTGGTCGGCCTGATCAACCTGCCCATCGTCAAGTTCTCGGTCGACTGGTGGAACACCCTGCACCAGCCGGCCAGCTTCCTGACCCCTGGATCGTCAGGCCTGGACCCGGTCTATCTGCCGCCCTTCCTGACCATGCTGGCGGCCTATGGCGCGCTGTTCGCGGCTCTGTGGCTGACGGCGATCCGCACCGAGATCCGCCGCCGCCGCGTCCTGAGCCTGCGCGCCCGCCAAGCCCTGGAGGCCTAGGATGCCCGATCTCGACATGACCCCCTACGCCGCCTTCGTCTGGCCCGCCTGGGGCGTCAGCGCCCTGGTCCTGACCGCCCTGACCGCCCGCGCCGTGATCGCCTCGCGCAAATGGAAGCGCGAGCTGGACCAGCTGAACGCCGACGCGCCGTCCGAAACGACGGACACCCCTCGTCCTCAAGTAGCGCGAAGCGCGATAGGGCCCCAAGAAAGTCCTCAAGTAGCGCGAAGCGCGATAGGACCAAAAAAGTGAACCGCTGGCTGGCCCTCCTGCCCCTGGTGGTGCTCAGCGCCCTCGCCGCCCTGTTCATCGGTTGGTCGCTGAAGCGCGATCCGGCCTTCAAGCCCGACGCCATGGTCGGCCAGCCCATCCCCGAAACCGTCCTGCCCATGCTGACCGGCGACACCGCCGGCCCCGGCAATCTGGACCTCAAGACGGCGGGCGTCGGCCGGCCCATGCTGGTCAATGTCTTCGCCTCCTGGTGCGCGCCGTGCCGGATCGAACACCCAAAACTGCTGGCCCTGAAGGCGCGCGGGATCGCCGTCGTCGGCGTCGCCTACAAGGACGAGCCGGTCGCCACCCGCGCCTTCCTGGACGAGATGGGCGATCCCTATTCCATGGTTCTGGTGGACCGCGAGGGTCGGGCCGGCCTGGACCTGGGCATATCCGGCGTGCCCGAGACCTTCGCCGTCGACGCCATGGGCCGGATCACCGCCAAACAGTCCGGCCCCCTGCTGAACGACGCCGACATCGAGCGTCTGGTGGCCTCTATGCAGGCGCCCGCCAGACCCTTGCCGAGCCCCCTGCCGAACGAAAAAGCGCGTTAACCCTTTTTCGAGACGCCTTGTTAACGATTGATCGCTCCGAATGCGTTAACGATTGGGCATGAGCGCGATTCGCCCAGGTTTGCCGCAGTCCTTGCCCACGCCCGTGGGCGGCGCTCCGTCTGCGCGAAACGCCCAGGCCGCCTTCTTCCGCACCGCGCTGAACCAAGTCCAGGCGGCCCAGGTTCAAACCACCCCGATCCAGGTTCAGGCCCAGACGACCGCCGCCAACCCGACCCGCACGGTCGCGCCGGCGCCCGCCGCAGACGGGGAAACGCCCCGGATCATGCGCCCGGGCACCTATCTCGACATCAAGGTCTGATCGGCGTCGCGCCCAACTGCAGCCGGCAGGCGTCCGCCCCGGACGCCCCGACCGCCAGCGCGGCTCGCCGGCCCTCTCCGAAACCATCCAGAGTGCGATAGCCTCAGGATCGCCCTAGCTCATCCCGCCTTACGGGCCAGGGCCTGAAGCCGGGGTCGCACCTTCAGAAACACCCGATAGGCGGCTTCCAGCCCCGCCAGCACCACCGGCGCGCGCGCCGCCAGCCCGAGGGGCCGCAGCAGGGGAATGGCCCGCCACATGGCCGCAAAGGCCGCAGCTCCCGACAGCAGCCGCCCGTCCTCGCTGGCGTGGAACCGGGCCAGCAGGGCGTCACGATCCAGAGGACAGGACACGTCGTCGCCCGAGGCCACATCGACGAACTGGATCGCGTCCCGGCGATCCAGCCGCCGCATCAGCGCGATCTCGCGACGACACAGCGGGCAACCGCCGTCGTACCAGACGAGCAGCGGGGTCTTGATTGGATTTGGGGGCAAGGAAGAGCTCCAGTCACAGACGACGACGGCCTTCCGGGGGCGCTGCGTAGTCGCAATCCTATACGCAAATTTCTATAATCTGGATCAGACGCCGCCCCGATCGATGACCGATGGCCGATACGATGGATGCCGAAATGACCGACCGCCCCGCGCTGCCGCCCCTCGCCCGCATCCTGGGTTTCGCCGGTCTGCTGCCCCAGGCGGCGGCGGTCGCGGTCCTGATCTTCGGCGGGCCGGACGTCCGGTTCGCAGCCCTCAGCCTCGCCTATGCCTACGCCGCCCTGATCTTCAGCTTCCTGGGCGGGGTCTGGTGGGGCCTAGCCGCGACTGCGCGAGCACAAGCGCCCCGCTGGGTCTGGATCGCCGCCGTGGCTCCGTCCCTGCTGGCCCTGGCGACGGTCTGGCCCTGGGCGAGCGGCCAGACCTGGCCCGGCCCATCCCTGATCGTCCTGGGCGTCTGCCTCGCCGCCAGCCTGACCGTCGATCTCCGGCTCAAGGCCGCCGGTCTGACGCCCCAGGGCTGGCTGGCCCTGCGCGCGCCCCTGTCGCTCGGACTGGGCGCCCTGACCCTCGCGGCCGGTCTGATCTAGGGCAAAAAAATCGGGGCCCGCCGCGAACGGCAGGCCCCTGATTTTGTCAGTCTCGACTTGGAGCGGGCGAAGAGATTCGAACTCTCGACCCCAACCTTGGCAAGGTTGTGCTCTACCACTGAGCTACGCCCGCACTCCGTAGGAGCTAGGTGCGCTCCCCGTCGAGGAGGGGGCGTATAGCGGAGGGTTGATCGGTCCTGCAAGAGGTTTTTTCGGGCTACCGTGCTTCGTCCGACTTGAGCAGGAAAAACGCCCGACGCCACACAACAGGAACACCCCCCGGCTCGCCGCCTGAGCGCCTTCGCGCTCAAGCAGCGAGCGACCGCGTCGCGAGCGTAGCGCCCCTTCCGCGCCTCAGCGCGGCGCCAGTCTGATAGCCCCGTCCAGCCGGATGCATTCGCCGTTGATATAGACGTTCCGGGCCAGCTCCAGCACCAGCGAAGCGTAGTCAGCGGGCGTGCCCAGGCGGCTGGGGAAGGGGATGGCGGCGGCCAGGGCGTCCTGGATCTTCTGGTCCATGCCGGCCATCATCGGCGTCCACATGATGCCCGGCAGGATGGTGTTGCAGCGCACCCCTTCCTGGGCCAGATCCCGCGCGATGGGCAGGGTCATGGCGTAGACCCCGCCCTTGGACGCCGAATAGGCCGCCTGGCCGATCTGGCCGTCCTGGGCCGCCACCGAGGCCGTATTGACGATCAGGCCGCGCTCGCCGTCCGCCATCGGCTCCAGCGTCACCATTCCGGCCGCCGACTGCGACAGGACGCGGAAAGTGCCGAACAGATTGACCCGCACCGTGCGTTCGAACTGGGCCATGTCGTGGGCCTTGATCTCGTCGGTGTCCTTCTTGCGCGAGACGGTCTTCATGCCGGTGGCGATGCCGGCGCAGTTGACGGTCAGCCGCTCCTGGCCGTGGGCGGCGCGGGCCTTGGCGAAGGCGGCGGCGACCGAGGCGTCGTCGGTCACGTCGACCTGGCAGAAGACGCCGCCGATTTCCTTAGCGATCTCTTCGCCGCGTTCGGCGTTCAGATCGAACAGGGCGACCCGCGCCCCGGTGGCGGCGATGGCGCGCGCCGTGCCTTCGCCCAGCCCCGAAGCGCCGCCCGTGACCACCGCAGACATGCTATTGTCGAGTTTCATCGCGTGCGTTCCTATGTTTCATTGAACCTGAGTTTCGTTTGAGGATTTAGCGGCCATGACCGCCAAAGCCAAACCCGCCGATCCCGCCGACGCCCTGGACCCGCGAAAGGCCCTGGTCCCGTCCGTGGTCAAGGTCAACGAGGCGCGCGTGAGCAGTGGCTTCTGGCCCAAGATCACCCGCACGGCGGCCCGCATACCCTTCGCCGACCAGGCCCTGGCCGCCTGGTACGCCGCGCGCGATCCCGAGACGCCGATGGCGGCCAAGGGCATGATCTTCGCCGGCCTGGCCTATTTCGTCCTGCCCATTGACGCCATTCCCGACATCTTCGCGGGCATCGGCTACACCGACGACGCCGCCGTGATCACGGCGGTCCTCGCCATGGTCGGCGCCAACATCAAACGCCGCCATCGGGACCAGGCCGAGGACGCGGTCCAGCGGCTGAAGGGCAAATAAAACCTTCCCCCGCTTGCGGGGGAAGTGTCAGGCCGTGGCGCGCAGCGACACGCCTGACGATGGGGGAAGTCTTCCTTTGAGCGACACTCCCCTCTCCGACCCTGGTTCGCTTCGCGAACGCCGGGCCACCTCTCCCGCAAGCGGGAGAGGGTCTGATTCAATCCCCCACGACCACCACGATCTTGCCCAGGGCCTGACGGTCCCCCAGCGCCTTGATCGCCGCCCCGGCCTTCTCCAGCGGGAAGGTCTGCGACACGCGCGGCTTGATCTTGCCCTCGGCGTACATCTGCATCAGCTCGGCCATGTTGGCGGCGTGGGCTTTCGGATCGCGCGCCACGGCCGCGCCCCAGAAGACCCCGATCACCGACACCGACTTCAGCAGGGTCAGGTTCAGCGGCAGGGACGGAATCCCCGCCGGGAAACCGACCACCAGATACCGCCCGTTCCAGTCCATGGCCCGCAGCGCCGGTTCGGCGTAGTCGCCGCCCACCGCGTCATAGACCACGTCCGCGCCGTCACGCCCCGTCGCCAGTTTGAACTCGCCCGACAGCTCCTTCTGCCCCGCCTTGTCCATCGGCCCGGTCGGATAGATCAGACCGTTGTCGGCCCCCAGGTCCAGGGCGAACTGGACCTTGTCGTTGGTCGAGGCGGCGGCGACCACGCGCGCCCCCATCGCCTTGCCCAGTTCGACGGCGGCGGCGCCCACGCCCCCGGCCGCGCCCAGCACCAGCAGCGTCTCGCCGGGCTTCAGCTGCGCCCGGTCTTTCAGCGCATAATAGCTGGTGCCATAGGTCATGATCAGGGCCGCCGCCTCCTCGAAGCTCATGGCCTCGGGAATGGGAATGACCGTCTCGGCCTTGACCGCCAACCGTTCGACCAGCCCGCCCCAGCCGGGCACGGCGATGACCCGGTCGCCCTTGCGAACCCCTTTGACGCCCTCGCCCACCGCCTCGACCACGCCGGCCACTTCCGCGCCGGGCGAGAAGGGCCGTTCGGGCCGGAACTGGTATTTGTCCTCGATGATCAGGGTGTCGGGAAAGTTGATCCCCACGGCCTTGACCTCGATCACCACCTCGCCCGCCTTGGGCGTGGGATCGAGCACGTCCTCGACCACGAGCGTTTCGGGACCACCGGGCGACTTGGACAGGACTGCGCGCATTCTTCCTCCCTTGGGCCTATCGCGCTTCGCGCGACTTGAGGCCCGTTTGTGTTCGACCGTCATGGCGCGGCCTTCATCGCGACGCTAAAGAGCGCCACGCCCGATTGAAAGAGGCGACAGAAGCAGGCTCAGGAAGACGACATGACCGCCCTCATCCTCCACGGCGGCGCCGGCGCCCGGCGCGAACGCAACTATGACGCCGAGGTCGTGCATATGCGCCAGGTGGTCGAGGCCATGAAGACGCGGCTGGACGCGGGCGACAGCGCCCTGGACGTGGCCGTGGCGGCGGTGACCCTGCTCGAGGATTCCGGCCTCTATGTCGCCGGCAAGGGCGCCTCTCCCAATCTGGCCGGCGCCTATGAGCTGGACGCCAGCCTGATGGACGGCGCCACCCGCCGGGCCGGCGCCGTCGCCGCCCTCCAGGGCTTCCGCAACCCCGTCGTCGCCGCCCGCGCCGTCATGGACCGCACCCCCCACGTCATGCTGGTCGGCGAGGGCGCGGCCCTGTTCGCCCATGATCAAGGGCTTGAGCCCATCGCCGACGAGGCCGCCTGGTACACCGGCGCCGGCCAGGGCGAGGACAATCATCCGCCCGGAACCCTCAGCCACGGCACAGTCGGCTGCTGCGTGCTGGACAGCCAGGGCCGCCTCGCCGCCGCCACCTCGACCGCCGGGGTGTTCGGCAAGATGCCGGGTCGCGTCGGCGACACCCCCATCCCCGCCGCCGGAACCTGGGCCGACGGCCATGCCGCCGCCTCCTGCACCGGCCAGGGCGAATATTTCATCCGCGTCGCCGCCGCCGCCCAGGTCGCCTGGCGCGTCGCCGCCGGCCAGACCCTGACCGCCGCCACCCAGGCCGTCATCGACCAGATCGGCGGCCTTGACGGAGAAGGGGGGGGCGGCGACGGCGGAATGATCGCCCTGGACGCCGCCGGAAACATCGCCTGCCCCTTCAACAGCCAGGGCATGAAACGCGCCTGGCTGACCCCCGGGGGCGAGATCGGGGTCGAGGTGTTCGGGCGCTGAGCTGAGGCCCAGATTCGAAGCGCCGTTCTGGAAGCGCCCACGAAAAAGGGCGGCGAGACTGGCCCGCCGCCCTCCTTCAGTCTTGTCTTCTCAGCCGAGGCTCAGAAGGTCCAGTCGAAGCCGATGCGAACATAGCGCGGCGACTGATAGCTGGTCGCCTGACCGTAGTAGGGGTTGTTGTCGTCCGTGTTGTTGGGATCGTACCCGCTCTGATCACCGAACTCATTGAGATCAGTGACGGCGTCAGCGTCGAACAGATTGAAGATGTCAGCCCGCAAGACCAGATCGCCCGGAATGCTGACCGGCACCGTGTAACGCAGCGAGACGTCAAAGGTCGTCTGCCAGTCCGAGGTCATTTGAGAACCGCGCGGCGTAGCCTCACTGTCGCAGTAGTAGGACGCGGCCCCATAGTCATAGGCGAAGTTGTTCTCGTCAGGATAGTAGCCGATACAGCCGTAGTGACGCGGCGAGGCCACGGTCAGATTACCGCCGACCGACAGGTCACGCAGGGCCTGATAGGAGCCGAACAGCTTGAACACATGTGCCCGGTGGTTTGGCAGCAGACCATAGGAACCGTCGGTCAGCCCCGGTTGGTCGAAGTCCTGGGTGATGCCGGCGTCGGACTGGCCGTTGTCCGACTTCACATAACCCTCGGTATTGCCCTCGCTCTTGGACAGAACATAGGAGCCGCGCAGCCCCCAAACCCCGTCGAAGGCGCGCTCAAACGTCAGTTCCAACGCCTGATAGATCCGCTTGGCCTCCGGATAGCCCAGTTCCTCGGCCGAGAAGGTTACGGTCCGAACATCGGTCTCACCCGGCAAGGCGTCCGACAGAGTGATGGTCGCCGACGAGCCCGGGTTGACGACCACATACTGGTGGAAGCCCGACCAGATGCTGCCGCAGCCCGAGATGCCCTGCTCTTCGCAATAGTTCAGGACGGCCGCATCGACCGCGACGTCTTCGGCGCTCCGAGCCAGGTTGCGATAGGTGTAGTTGGCCCCGACGGTCCAGAGATCGCCGATCTTGCGTTCATAGCCGAACTGGAACTCGTCCTCGGCGGTCGATTCCAGATTCTTGGCCACCAGCGACTCGGTCGAGGGTATTGAACCGTCCGCCGACACGCCGCAGCCTAAGACGCCGGCCGTACCGATCCCGCCCGAAGGACATGAAACCGCGCCCGAGTAGTTGACGATCTGTGTGCCGAGGTTCGGCAGGCCGTTCTCATCATAGGGCGTGGACTGATCGACTGTGAAATACTCGCTGAAGTACAGTTCCGCCGAAGACATGCGGAAGGCCGTATTTGACGCGACAGGCAGATAATAACGCCCATAGGAGCCGAAGAAGCGGCTACGTCCGTCGTTAAGCGGGTCGAAGGTGAAGCCCAGACGCGGCCCGATCTCGTTATCGAACGACACGATCGTATCGCCCGTCCCGCTATTCAGATCGAACTTGTCGAGCCGGACGCCGAGATTCAGCGTCAGTTGGTCGTTCACGTCCCACGAGTCCTGTAGATAATAGGCTTCGTTCTGGTTTTCAAACTTGCCGCTAGCGTTGTAAGCGGTGACCCGAACATAGGTATCTCCGGCTGCGATACTGCCGTTCTTAACATAAGCCGAAGCGGCCGTAGCCGTATAGTACCTGTAGTATTGATCCCCGTTCGTTGCTGTCGTACGCTCCAGCGTCAGGTTTTCGTGATCGACGCCTGCCCGAACATGGTGCTTGCCGAAGAAATCGAAATAGAGATCCGCATCAAACCTCCAGAACTCACGCTCAGTATTGCGAATTGATGTATATGTCGAGCTCGTTTGATCAGACACAAGACCAATGTAATCGGATTCTGTTGTCGATGGATCATCGCGATAATCATACGCATACGAATCCGTCGTAGAGCCGGTTTTCGATGGCTGACTTTCCTGATTCTTACCATAGGCCGCGGAAATCGTCAGCCAGTCGGTTAAGGTGCCTGTATAGCGCGCAACGTAACTCTCACCGCCGGTCTTGGAGTAAGATGTGTCTGTCTGACCGCCGACCACGCCGGTTGCGCTATCCCACGCATAGATATCGGAATTGGTCTCCCGCGTCGTGTCAAACCAAGTGAATTCCAGATGGTGGTCATCCGTGACATAGCCATCGATCTTGACCCCGTAGAAGGGATCATCCGATTTACTGATCGTCTTATTGTTGCTGGTGATGCTGTAAGACGTGCTCTCGGTGTCGCGGAACTCGGTCAGACCATAGAAGAACAGCCGATCCTTGATGATCGGGCCGCCCAACTCAACCGTCGTGGAGCTTGAATCGGCCTCGTACAGCGAATTGGCGGCGGAATAGGTGTCGGGCGACTGGGACCGTAGGCTGTCGGGCGCATAGTTGCCGTGCAGAGCCATGTAGAAGTCGTTCGAACCCGACTTGGTCACGGCGTTGACGATGCCGCCTGTGGCGCGACCGTACTCGGCCGCATAGCCGCCGGTCTTGACCTCAACCGACCGATAGAAGTCGAACGGCACGGTGGAGCCGCCGATATAGGTGTCGAAGTTGGTGATGTTCAGGCCGTTGACGTAATAGGCGTTCTCGGCCACCGACGAACCGCCGATGGACGGCACATCGCCGAAGGTGCTGTCGCCCGGCACCGTCCCCGGCGCCAGCAGGATTATCGAGGCGATGCTGCGACCGACCGGCGTGGTCTTGACCAGGTCCTGCACGTCGACCGTCAAGCCTGTGGTGGTTTCGTTGAAGTCCAGGTTCCGGCGCGCCGCCGTCACCACGATCTCACCCACAGTGTCGGCGGCGCCTTCGGTCAGACTGAAATTATATGAGGAGGTGCCGCCAAGGGCGATCTGAACCGACTGGGCCACCGGGGCGTAGCCGGGCGCCGTGATGGTGACCGTATAGCGGCCGATCGGCAGCAGAGCAGCGCGGAAGTCACCCTCAGCGCCCGTCGTCGCCGAGCGACTGAAGCCCTGTTCCGTGGACTGGATCTCAACCGTGGCGCCGGCGACCGGAGCCCCGCCCTCGCCGACGACCGAACCCGTCAGTGTGCCGGAGGAGATGTCCTGGGCCATGGCCGGCGTCGGCGCGACCAGAACCGGCGCCACAATCCCGGCGGCGACGGTCAGGCTGCTGATAATCGTGCCTGACAGCAGAGTCCGTCGTATACTGCGAATGTTCAACTCAATATCCCTCCAGTTGAGTAAATGGGTCAGCCTGACCCATATGCCGCGGCTGCGGAGGCAGCATGGAGGATCTTGTGGCGATAATTTACGCCCCACCAACCCACAAACATCTCTATAATTAAATTTCCAACATGCATGTCACCCAATTGCCGCAATCTTTTTATCTAAGTTGCAATAATCAATACTTGCTATTGCCAAATAGTAATATTTTACATTGCAATACTGCATTTAGATACATTTTTGACATCTTTGAGGACGCCGGCCGACGACCCGCCGTCTTTCCGCGCCGCACCGGCCATCATTACAGCTCTGTAAGGTGCACGGCGGGCGGACGCTGGTACGGTCGCTTCCGCCCCGGCGTTCCGGGCCTGGGAGACCCCTGATGAAAATTCGCCTGACCGTCACCGTCGCCGCTTCGGCCCTGCTGCTGGGCCTCGCCGCGCCCGCCTTCGCCGCCCTGGCCCCCGCACCCGTCGCCGCCCAGGCGCCTCAGGGCGTGGAGGTGCCGCCGCTGGGCTTCGCCCGGCGTGTGCTGCCCAACGGGCTTGAGGTCTATACGGCCCGCGACGCCGACACCTCGAACGTGACGGTCCAGGTCTGGTACAAGGTCGGGTCCAAGGACGATCCGGCCGGCCGCTCGGGCTTCGCCCACCTGTTCGAACACCTGATGTTCAAGGCGACCAAGAACCTGCCGCCCGAGACCTTCGACCGTCTGACCGAGGACGTGGGCGGGTCGAACAACGCCTTCACCGCCGACGACACCACCGCCTATTTCGAGACCGTCCCCGCCAACCACCTGCAGCGGATGCTGTTCGCGGAGGCCGAGCGGATGGGTTCGCTGGTCGTGGACGCGCCGACCTTCGTCGCCGAGCGCGACGTGGTGAAGGAAGAATACCGCCAGCGGATCCTCGCCAACCCCTACGGCCGCCTGTTCGGCCTGTTCGTGCCCGAGACCCTGTATCAGGAGAGCCCCTATCGCCGCGCCGGCATCGGCTCGATCGAAGAACTTGAGGCCTCGTCCCTCGACGATGTGCTGCGTTTCCACGCCACCTACTACCGGCCCGACAACGCCTATCTGATCGTGGCGGGCAATTTCGACCAGGCCCAACTGGACCGCTGGATCGACCAGTATTTCACACCGCTGAAGAACCCGACGACGCCGCTCCCGGCCAATAATGTCGTCG from Brevundimonas sp. SL130 encodes the following:
- a CDS encoding YkvA family protein translates to MTAKAKPADPADALDPRKALVPSVVKVNEARVSSGFWPKITRTAARIPFADQALAAWYAARDPETPMAAKGMIFAGLAYFVLPIDAIPDIFAGIGYTDDAAVITAVLAMVGANIKRRHRDQAEDAVQRLKGK
- a CDS encoding NADPH:quinone oxidoreductase family protein — encoded protein: MRAVLSKSPGGPETLVVEDVLDPTPKAGEVVIEVKAVGINFPDTLIIEDKYQFRPERPFSPGAEVAGVVEAVGEGVKGVRKGDRVIAVPGWGGLVERLAVKAETVIPIPEAMSFEEAAALIMTYGTSYYALKDRAQLKPGETLLVLGAAGGVGAAAVELGKAMGARVVAAASTNDKVQFALDLGADNGLIYPTGPMDKAGQKELSGEFKLATGRDGADVVYDAVGGDYAEPALRAMDWNGRYLVVGFPAGIPSLPLNLTLLKSVSVIGVFWGAAVARDPKAHAANMAELMQMYAEGKIKPRVSQTFPLEKAGAAIKALGDRQALGKIVVVVGD
- a CDS encoding isoaspartyl peptidase/L-asparaginase family protein; this translates as MTALILHGGAGARRERNYDAEVVHMRQVVEAMKTRLDAGDSALDVAVAAVTLLEDSGLYVAGKGASPNLAGAYELDASLMDGATRRAGAVAALQGFRNPVVAARAVMDRTPHVMLVGEGAALFAHDQGLEPIADEAAWYTGAGQGEDNHPPGTLSHGTVGCCVLDSQGRLAAATSTAGVFGKMPGRVGDTPIPAAGTWADGHAAASCTGQGEYFIRVAAAAQVAWRVAAGQTLTAATQAVIDQIGGLDGEGGGGDGGMIALDAAGNIACPFNSQGMKRAWLTPGGEIGVEVFGR
- a CDS encoding TonB-dependent receptor, which translates into the protein MNIRSIRRTLLSGTIISSLTVAAGIVAPVLVAPTPAMAQDISSGTLTGSVVGEGGAPVAGATVEIQSTEQGFSRSATTGAEGDFRAALLPIGRYTVTITAPGYAPVAQSVQIALGGTSSYNFSLTEGAADTVGEIVVTAARRNLDFNETTTGLTVDVQDLVKTTPVGRSIASIILLAPGTVPGDSTFGDVPSIGGSSVAENAYYVNGLNITNFDTYIGGSTVPFDFYRSVEVKTGGYAAEYGRATGGIVNAVTKSGSNDFYMALHGNYAPDSLRSQSPDTYSAANSLYEADSSSTTVELGGPIIKDRLFFYGLTEFRDTESTSYSITSNNKTISKSDDPFYGVKIDGYVTDDHHLEFTWFDTTRETNSDIYAWDSATGVVGGQTDTSYSKTGGESYVARYTGTLTDWLTISAAYGKNQESQPSKTGSTTDSYAYDYRDDPSTTESDYIGLVSDQTSSTYTSIRNTEREFWRFDADLYFDFFGKHHVRAGVDHENLTLERTTATNGDQYYRYYTATAASAYVKNGSIAAGDTYVRVTAYNASGKFENQNEAYYLQDSWDVNDQLTLNLGVRLDKFDLNSGTGDTIVSFDNEIGPRLGFTFDPLNDGRSRFFGSYGRYYLPVASNTAFRMSSAELYFSEYFTVDQSTPYDENGLPNLGTQIVNYSGAVSCPSGGIGTAGVLGCGVSADGSIPSTESLVAKNLESTAEDEFQFGYERKIGDLWTVGANYTYRNLARSAEDVAVDAAVLNYCEEQGISGCGSIWSGFHQYVVVNPGSSATITLSDALPGETDVRTVTFSAEELGYPEAKRIYQALELTFERAFDGVWGLRGSYVLSKSEGNTEGYVKSDNGQSDAGITQDFDQPGLTDGSYGLLPNHRAHVFKLFGSYQALRDLSVGGNLTVASPRHYGCIGYYPDENNFAYDYGAASYYCDSEATPRGSQMTSDWQTTFDVSLRYTVPVSIPGDLVLRADIFNLFDADAVTDLNEFGDQSGYDPNNTDDNNPYYGQATSYQSPRYVRIGFDWTF